One region of Sphingomonas abietis genomic DNA includes:
- a CDS encoding Fur family transcriptional regulator, producing the protein MRKIDLEALCAEKGLRITEQRRVIARVLSEAEDHPDVEEVHVRSSAIDPGISIATVYRTVRLFEEAGILERHDFGDGRSRYEAAPETHHDHLIDVESGRVIEFVDEEVELLQKRIAEKLGYRLVDHRMELYGVPLNRKD; encoded by the coding sequence ATGCGCAAGATTGATCTTGAGGCGCTGTGCGCCGAGAAGGGCCTCCGTATCACCGAGCAGCGGCGCGTCATCGCCCGCGTGCTCTCCGAGGCCGAAGACCATCCCGATGTCGAGGAGGTGCATGTCCGCTCCTCGGCGATCGATCCCGGCATCTCGATCGCCACGGTGTACCGCACCGTGCGTCTGTTCGAGGAAGCCGGCATCCTCGAACGCCATGATTTCGGCGATGGCCGCTCGCGCTACGAAGCCGCGCCCGAAACCCATCATGACCATCTGATCGACGTCGAGAGCGGCCGCGTCATCGAATTCGTCGACGAAGAGGTCGAGCTGCTCCAGAAGCGCATCGCCGAGAAGCTGGGATACCGCCTCGTCGATCACCGCATGGAGCTGTACGGCGTTCCGTTGAACCGCAAGGACTGA
- a CDS encoding lysophospholipid acyltransferase family protein has protein sequence MRARGRLALIVALLAIHLPLHGLWRLFGRRSPWPRRFLGRTAWAAGVDVRIVGHPLTRDVLFVANHLSWLDILIIAGATGARFIAKDEVRGWPAIGWLAGLNDTVYVARAERGQVHEQADRVRSALAEHIPVTLFPEGRTGHGETLEPFRASLLAALLPPMPGVKLQPIVLDYGAEARLIAWPDENATGFEAMRIMALPGRRKVVLRCLAPIDPVALPDRKALAATARAEMCAALGESAPQAV, from the coding sequence ATGCGTGCCCGGGGCCGGCTGGCGCTGATCGTGGCGCTGCTGGCCATCCATCTGCCATTGCACGGGCTGTGGCGGCTGTTCGGCCGGCGCTCGCCCTGGCCGCGCCGCTTCCTCGGCCGCACCGCCTGGGCGGCGGGCGTCGATGTCCGCATCGTCGGGCACCCGCTGACCCGCGACGTGCTGTTCGTCGCCAATCATCTCAGCTGGCTCGACATCCTGATCATCGCCGGCGCCACCGGCGCGCGCTTCATCGCCAAGGACGAGGTGCGCGGCTGGCCGGCGATCGGGTGGCTCGCCGGGCTCAACGACACGGTCTATGTCGCGCGCGCCGAGCGCGGGCAGGTGCATGAACAGGCCGACCGGGTGCGATCCGCGCTGGCCGAGCATATCCCCGTCACCCTCTTCCCCGAAGGCCGGACGGGCCATGGCGAGACCCTCGAACCGTTCCGCGCCTCGCTGCTGGCCGCGCTGCTGCCGCCGATGCCGGGCGTGAAGCTTCAGCCGATCGTGCTGGATTATGGTGCCGAGGCGCGGCTGATCGCCTGGCCCGACGAGAATGCGACCGGGTTCGAGGCGATGCGGATCATGGCGCTGCCCGGCCGCCGCAAGGTGGTGCTGCGCTGCCTCGCCCCGATCGATCCGGTGGCGCTGCCCGATCGCAAGGCGCTCGCCGCCACCGCCCGCGCCGAAATGTGCGCGGCGCTTGGCGAGTCCGCCCCACAGGCTGTATAG
- the miaB gene encoding tRNA (N6-isopentenyl adenosine(37)-C2)-methylthiotransferase MiaB translates to MSSRPAPKTFAVKSFGCQMNVYDGERMAELLAAQGMSAAGDGEAADLVVLNTCHIRERAAEKVYSDIGRIVKGAREQGRDKPLIAVAGCVAQAEGAEIPVRAKAVDIVVGPQAYHNLPALVADAAAGRTALDTDMPAIMKFGSLPARRKVGPSAFLTVQEGCDKFCTYCVVPYTRGAEVSRPWGEVVDEAKALVDAGAREITLLGQNVNAWTGEDDKGHMQGLDGLIRLLDRLPGLERIRYMTSHPNDMTQALIDAHGDVEALMPFLHLPVQAGSDRILKAMNRSHSADSYLRILDRVRAVRPDIALSGDFIVGFPGETEADFQATLDLVGKVGHAQAFSFKYSPRPGTPAATMADQVDPLAMDERLQRLQALINDQQHAFNRATLGALTHVLIDRKGKLPGQMLGKSPWLQSVHLQTDAPIGTMVDVEIVSAGPNSIGAVERIPAAA, encoded by the coding sequence ATGTCCTCGCGCCCCGCTCCCAAGACCTTCGCGGTCAAGTCCTTCGGCTGCCAGATGAACGTCTATGACGGCGAACGCATGGCCGAACTGCTCGCCGCGCAGGGCATGAGCGCGGCCGGCGACGGCGAGGCCGCCGATCTGGTCGTGCTCAACACCTGCCACATCCGTGAACGGGCGGCCGAGAAGGTCTATTCGGATATCGGCCGGATCGTGAAGGGCGCACGCGAGCAAGGCCGCGACAAGCCGCTGATCGCGGTCGCCGGCTGCGTCGCCCAGGCCGAGGGCGCCGAGATCCCGGTGCGGGCCAAGGCGGTGGACATCGTCGTCGGCCCGCAGGCCTATCACAACCTGCCCGCGCTGGTGGCGGACGCCGCCGCCGGCCGCACCGCGCTCGATACCGACATGCCGGCGATCATGAAGTTCGGCAGCCTGCCCGCGCGCCGCAAGGTCGGCCCGTCGGCCTTCCTCACCGTGCAGGAAGGCTGCGACAAATTCTGCACCTATTGCGTCGTGCCCTATACGCGCGGCGCCGAGGTGTCGCGGCCGTGGGGCGAGGTGGTCGACGAGGCGAAGGCGCTGGTCGATGCCGGCGCGCGCGAGATCACGCTGCTCGGCCAGAACGTCAACGCCTGGACCGGCGAGGACGACAAGGGCCACATGCAGGGCCTCGACGGGCTGATCCGGCTGCTCGACCGGCTGCCGGGGCTGGAGCGCATCCGCTACATGACCAGCCACCCCAACGACATGACCCAGGCGCTGATCGACGCGCATGGCGACGTCGAGGCGCTGATGCCGTTCCTCCATCTGCCGGTGCAGGCCGGATCGGATCGCATCCTGAAGGCGATGAACCGCAGCCACAGCGCCGATTCCTATCTGCGCATCCTCGATCGCGTCCGTGCCGTGCGGCCGGACATCGCGCTGTCGGGGGATTTCATCGTCGGCTTCCCCGGCGAGACCGAGGCGGATTTCCAGGCGACGCTCGATCTGGTCGGCAAGGTCGGCCACGCGCAGGCGTTCAGCTTCAAATATTCGCCCCGCCCCGGCACGCCGGCCGCGACGATGGCCGACCAGGTCGATCCACTGGCGATGGACGAGCGGCTCCAGCGCCTGCAAGCCCTGATCAACGACCAGCAGCACGCCTTCAACCGCGCCACGCTCGGTGCGCTCACCCATGTGCTGATCGATCGCAAGGGCAAGCTGCCGGGCCAGATGCTGGGCAAGTCCCCCTGGCTGCAATCGGTCCATCTCCAGACCGACGCGCCGATCGGCACGATGGTCGATGTCGAGATCGTCAGCGCCGGCCCCAACAGCATCGGCGCGGTGGAGCGGATTCCGGCAGCGGCGTGA
- a CDS encoding methyl-accepting chemotaxis protein, with the protein MSGFGLDRDKREVGALAPLLTLILLAFVGAALVVMSLVDRANRNDAATMHALVSGALKREARTLADSTFSTAHWDDAVDHLYGNLDVEWARSNLSYPMYSYIIDDQGRMLWSCRPNAKGVATPLASAIGAEGVAALTARLPHTQDQARRMKTGLAFSIRYEGRPAVLSAMPILPLLRPHPIGPLRYIVFVRPLDANVLAAWQDAFGLRSLGWSEAGGDGASSLLVRDVNGVAMGTLAWPLSTAGGDALRGILPVLLGVGAAFLFTSFWMLRLLLRSRTKLEESIASARTETIRAEDNARRTERALAEAEDARQRADHLARREIEDRASHEAQLRDSQRRIAEELKRSLASVVGELIHSASALERSADTTLSIIAHQQQQAGAIRDRSHDASLASQAIFETLHELSASIAEIGSASERAHLAAADASQQSARARGTNGNLIRNVDLIREAANLIGQISDQTNLLALNATIEAARAGDAGKGFAVVAGEVKGLAQQAGHTTSAIKGRVDGVASAARETVALVDAVDGIMAALVAAVAGAAATAHQQSEAVDAIQRSSSGIAENARNSDEAIGAISAALDHVAETAGSTRQIGLSVRAHAEQLDARFAALVGQLEAAA; encoded by the coding sequence TTGAGCGGATTCGGGCTGGATCGCGACAAGCGCGAGGTGGGCGCACTGGCACCGTTGCTGACGCTGATCCTGCTGGCCTTCGTCGGCGCCGCCCTGGTGGTGATGTCGCTGGTCGATCGCGCCAACCGCAACGATGCCGCGACGATGCACGCGCTGGTATCCGGCGCGCTCAAGCGCGAAGCCCGGACGCTCGCCGATTCGACCTTCTCGACCGCGCATTGGGACGATGCCGTCGATCATCTCTATGGCAATCTCGATGTGGAATGGGCGCGCAGCAACCTGTCCTACCCGATGTACAGCTACATCATCGACGATCAGGGCAGGATGCTGTGGTCGTGCCGGCCGAATGCGAAGGGCGTGGCGACCCCGCTGGCCTCCGCGATCGGCGCCGAAGGCGTGGCCGCGCTGACGGCGCGGCTCCCGCACACGCAGGACCAGGCCCGGCGGATGAAGACCGGGCTCGCCTTTTCGATCCGCTACGAGGGCCGTCCGGCGGTGCTGTCGGCGATGCCGATCCTGCCATTGCTCCGGCCGCATCCGATCGGGCCGCTGCGCTACATCGTGTTCGTCCGTCCGCTGGATGCCAATGTGCTGGCGGCGTGGCAGGACGCCTTCGGCCTGCGCAGCCTCGGCTGGAGCGAGGCGGGCGGCGACGGCGCCAGCAGCCTGCTGGTCAGGGATGTGAACGGGGTGGCGATGGGCACGCTGGCCTGGCCGCTCTCGACCGCCGGCGGCGATGCCCTGCGCGGCATCCTGCCGGTGTTGCTCGGAGTCGGCGCCGCCTTCCTGTTCACCTCTTTCTGGATGCTGCGCCTGCTGTTGCGCTCCCGCACCAAGCTGGAGGAGAGCATCGCCAGCGCCCGCACCGAGACGATCCGCGCGGAGGATAATGCCCGGCGCACCGAGCGCGCGCTGGCCGAGGCCGAGGATGCGCGCCAGCGGGCCGATCATCTCGCCCGGCGCGAGATCGAGGACCGGGCGAGCCACGAGGCCCAGCTGCGCGACAGCCAGCGCCGGATCGCCGAAGAGCTCAAGCGCTCGCTGGCCAGCGTGGTCGGCGAACTGATCCATTCGGCGAGCGCGCTGGAGCGCAGCGCCGACACCACCCTGTCGATCATCGCCCACCAGCAGCAGCAGGCCGGGGCGATCCGCGATCGCTCGCACGATGCCAGCCTGGCCTCGCAGGCGATCTTCGAGACGCTGCACGAACTCTCCGCCTCGATCGCGGAAATCGGTTCGGCCTCCGAACGGGCCCATCTCGCGGCGGCCGACGCCAGCCAGCAATCGGCGCGGGCGCGCGGCACCAACGGCAACCTCATCCGCAATGTCGACCTGATCCGCGAGGCGGCGAACCTGATCGGCCAGATCAGCGACCAGACCAACCTGCTCGCGCTCAACGCCACGATCGAGGCGGCGCGCGCCGGCGACGCGGGCAAGGGCTTCGCGGTGGTGGCGGGCGAGGTGAAGGGGCTGGCCCAGCAGGCCGGCCACACCACCTCGGCGATCAAGGGCCGGGTCGACGGCGTCGCCTCGGCCGCGCGCGAGACGGTGGCGCTGGTCGATGCGGTCGACGGGATCATGGCGGCGCTGGTCGCGGCCGTGGCCGGCGCCGCCGCAACGGCGCACCAGCAGAGCGAGGCGGTCGACGCGATCCAGCGCAGCTCGAGCGGGATCGCCGAGAATGCCCGCAATTCGGACGAGGCGATCGGTGCGATCTCGGCAGCGCTCGACCATGTCGCCGAGACCGCGGGATCGACCCGCCAGATCGGCCTGTCGGTGCGCGCCCATGCCGAGCAGCTCGACGCGCGCTTCGCCGCGCTGGTCGGCCAGCTCGAAGCCGCCGCCTGA
- a CDS encoding PhoH family protein: MSRKPVPAQAGDKARIEVVFDKPQLLGRLFGEYDQNLIAIESRLGVYISARGNKLVIEGFADQIARARDVLTGLYNRIVQGQEIDSGAVEAVIAMSNEPVLDGIIRQDVSQPPAVMIRTRKKTIVPRSATQIRYMEALARDEIVFALGPAGTGKTYVAVAQAVQMLMAGQVDRLILSRPAVEAGERLGFLPGDMKEKVDPYLRPLYDALYDMLPAEQVERRITSGEIEIAPIAFMRGRTLSDAFIILDEAQNTTPAQMKMFLTRFGMNSRMVVCGDPRQIDLPEIGKSGLADAVAKLEGIPGMAMIRFGAADVVRHPLVGKIVQAYEGPDDA, encoded by the coding sequence ATGAGCCGCAAGCCCGTACCCGCGCAGGCCGGTGACAAGGCCCGCATCGAAGTGGTGTTCGACAAGCCCCAGCTGCTCGGCCGACTGTTCGGCGAATATGACCAGAATCTGATCGCGATCGAGAGCCGGCTCGGCGTCTACATCTCGGCCCGCGGCAACAAGCTGGTGATCGAGGGCTTCGCCGACCAGATCGCCCGCGCCCGCGACGTGCTCACCGGGCTCTACAACCGCATCGTCCAGGGCCAGGAGATCGACAGCGGCGCGGTGGAAGCCGTGATCGCGATGTCGAACGAGCCGGTGCTCGACGGCATCATCCGCCAGGATGTCAGCCAGCCGCCGGCGGTGATGATCCGCACCCGCAAGAAGACGATCGTGCCGCGATCGGCCACCCAGATCCGCTACATGGAGGCGCTGGCGCGTGACGAGATCGTGTTCGCGCTCGGGCCGGCGGGCACCGGCAAGACCTATGTCGCGGTGGCCCAGGCGGTGCAGATGCTGATGGCGGGCCAGGTCGACCGGCTGATCCTGTCGCGCCCCGCGGTCGAGGCCGGCGAGCGGCTCGGCTTCCTGCCCGGCGACATGAAGGAGAAGGTCGATCCCTATCTCCGCCCGCTCTACGACGCGCTCTACGACATGCTGCCGGCCGAGCAGGTCGAGCGGCGGATCACGTCGGGCGAGATCGAGATCGCGCCGATCGCCTTCATGCGCGGCCGCACGCTGTCCGACGCCTTCATCATCCTCGACGAGGCGCAGAACACCACGCCGGCGCAGATGAAGATGTTCCTCACCCGTTTCGGCATGAACAGCCGGATGGTGGTGTGCGGCGATCCCCGCCAGATCGATCTGCCCGAGATCGGCAAATCGGGCCTCGCCGACGCGGTCGCCAAGCTGGAGGGCATCCCCGGCATGGCGATGATCCGCTTCGGCGCCGCCGACGTCGTCCGCCACCCGCTGGTCGGCAAGATCGTGCAGGCCTATGAAGGGCCGGATGATGCGTGA
- the ybeY gene encoding rRNA maturation RNase YbeY, giving the protein MLQVETDAEGWPESERWQAIADKAVRAAIAHSPDARFLTEPVLVEVSVKFTSDEEVHTLNRDYRQKDKPTNVLSFPMVQEDLLDAIDQNSDDGEVLLGDIVLAHGVCVREAAEKGVSVEAHATHLVVHGTFHLLGYDHMTDADAEEMEQAERDALASLGIEDPYAIED; this is encoded by the coding sequence ATGCTGCAAGTTGAAACCGATGCCGAGGGCTGGCCCGAATCCGAGCGCTGGCAGGCGATCGCCGACAAGGCGGTGCGCGCCGCGATCGCGCATTCGCCCGACGCGCGCTTCCTGACCGAGCCGGTGCTGGTCGAGGTCTCGGTCAAGTTCACCTCCGACGAGGAGGTCCACACCCTCAACCGCGACTATCGCCAGAAGGACAAGCCGACCAACGTGCTCTCCTTCCCGATGGTGCAGGAGGATCTGCTCGACGCGATCGACCAGAATAGCGACGATGGCGAGGTGCTGCTCGGCGACATCGTGCTCGCCCACGGCGTCTGCGTGCGCGAGGCGGCGGAGAAGGGCGTCAGCGTCGAGGCGCACGCCACCCATCTCGTCGTCCACGGCACCTTCCATCTGCTCGGCTACGACCACATGACCGACGCCGATGCCGAGGAGATGGAGCAGGCCGAGCGCGACGCGCTGGCCAGCCTCGGGATCGAGGATCCCTACGCGATCGAGGATTGA
- a CDS encoding hemolysin family protein, producing the protein MPDDSSRSPAGNGGNLWSGLRHLIFGDGNEPTLRDQIEEAIEEHEGDAPNALDLSPVERLMLRNLLEFGERRVRDVAVPRGDIIAIDEEASFEDLVKLFAEAGHSRLPVYRETLDTVTGMIHVKDVFAILAGTAPKPESISALIREPRYVPEAMGVIELLAEMRATQTHLAIVIDEFSGTEGLVTIEDLVEEIVGDIEDEHDEAPTQLLIPLDDGAWDADARAELEDVAETIDPLLGETDEPIDTLGGLAAWIADRIPQVGDMLHHDSGWTLEVTDGDHRRVTRLRLHPPVPAPASEE; encoded by the coding sequence ATGCCCGACGATTCCAGTAGAAGCCCCGCCGGCAACGGCGGGAATTTGTGGTCCGGCCTGCGCCATCTGATCTTCGGCGACGGCAACGAACCCACCCTCCGCGATCAGATCGAGGAGGCGATCGAGGAGCATGAGGGCGATGCCCCCAATGCGCTCGATCTTTCGCCGGTCGAGCGGCTGATGCTCCGCAACCTGCTGGAATTCGGCGAGCGGCGCGTCCGCGACGTCGCCGTGCCGCGCGGCGACATCATCGCGATCGACGAGGAGGCGAGCTTCGAGGATCTAGTCAAGCTGTTCGCCGAGGCCGGCCATTCGCGCCTGCCGGTCTATCGCGAGACGCTGGATACCGTCACCGGCATGATCCACGTCAAGGACGTGTTCGCGATCCTCGCCGGCACCGCGCCGAAGCCGGAGAGCATCTCCGCGCTGATCCGCGAGCCGCGCTACGTGCCGGAAGCGATGGGGGTGATCGAGCTGCTCGCCGAAATGCGCGCGACCCAGACCCATCTCGCCATCGTCATCGACGAATTTTCAGGCACCGAGGGCCTCGTCACGATCGAGGATCTGGTCGAGGAGATCGTCGGCGACATCGAGGACGAGCATGATGAGGCGCCGACCCAGCTGCTGATTCCGCTCGATGACGGCGCCTGGGACGCGGATGCGCGCGCCGAGCTGGAGGACGTCGCCGAGACGATCGATCCGCTGCTGGGCGAGACCGACGAGCCGATCGACACGCTCGGCGGCCTGGCGGCGTGGATCGCGGATCGCATCCCGCAGGTCGGCGACATGCTCCATCACGACAGCGGCTGGACGCTCGAGGTGACCGACGGCGATCACCGCCGGGTCACGAGGCTGCGGCTGCACCCGCCCGTCCCCGCGCCGGCGTCGGAGGAATAG
- a CDS encoding PQQ-dependent sugar dehydrogenase — MKRRLVSLASVVAFAPLAFVLTGCGDKATQNLAAGEGPHPDLVPEVHKLLPTVNIAKIIGWQGNQTPTPATGLAVAAFARGLDHPRWLLVLPNGDVLVAETNAPPKPDDSQGIKGIFEKLALKRAGGASPSPNRITLLRDTDGDGVADQRTTLISGLNSPFGMALVGDTLYVADTDALLAFPYKAGETTIADKPRKVTDLPGGPINHHWTKNVIASPDGSKLYVTIGSNSNVDDRGIAAEKDRAMIWEVDPKTGAHTVYAAGIRNPNGMGWASDGKLWTVANERDELGSDLVPDYLTSVQPGGFYGWPWRYWGSHVDKRVKDPAPAYVDDTLTPDYALGAHTASLGLVFSSGQHVSPAFADGVFVGQHGSWNRNPASGYRVIFVPFAHGKPTGAKPIDVLTGFLAPDGQETHGRPVGVAIDKGGALLVADDGGNTVWRVTGAPMPAPIRTAMR; from the coding sequence ATGAAGCGCCGCCTCGTCTCCCTCGCCTCCGTCGTCGCCTTTGCCCCGCTCGCCTTCGTCCTCACCGGCTGCGGCGACAAGGCGACGCAGAACCTCGCCGCCGGCGAAGGCCCGCACCCCGATCTGGTGCCGGAGGTCCACAAGCTCCTCCCCACCGTGAACATCGCCAAGATCATCGGCTGGCAAGGCAACCAGACGCCGACCCCAGCCACCGGGCTGGCCGTCGCCGCCTTCGCCCGCGGCCTCGATCATCCGCGCTGGCTGCTGGTGCTGCCCAATGGCGACGTGCTGGTCGCCGAAACCAACGCCCCGCCCAAGCCCGACGACAGCCAGGGCATCAAGGGCATCTTCGAGAAGCTGGCGCTCAAGCGGGCCGGCGGCGCCTCGCCGAGCCCGAACCGCATCACCCTGCTGCGCGACACCGACGGCGACGGCGTGGCCGACCAGCGCACCACCTTGATCAGCGGGCTGAACTCGCCGTTCGGCATGGCGCTGGTGGGCGACACGCTCTACGTCGCCGACACCGATGCGCTGCTCGCCTTTCCCTACAAGGCGGGCGAAACCACCATCGCCGACAAGCCGCGCAAGGTGACCGACCTGCCGGGCGGCCCGATCAACCATCACTGGACCAAGAACGTCATCGCCTCGCCGGACGGATCGAAGCTGTACGTCACCATCGGCTCCAACTCGAACGTCGACGATCGCGGCATCGCCGCCGAGAAGGATCGCGCGATGATCTGGGAGGTCGATCCCAAGACCGGCGCCCACACCGTCTATGCGGCCGGCATCCGCAATCCCAACGGCATGGGCTGGGCGTCCGACGGCAAGCTCTGGACGGTCGCCAACGAACGCGACGAGCTCGGCTCCGATCTGGTGCCCGATTACCTGACTTCGGTGCAGCCGGGCGGCTTCTACGGCTGGCCGTGGCGCTATTGGGGCAGCCATGTCGACAAGCGGGTGAAGGACCCCGCCCCCGCTTATGTCGACGATACGCTGACCCCCGATTATGCGCTCGGCGCGCATACCGCCTCGCTCGGCCTCGTTTTCTCCAGCGGCCAGCACGTCTCCCCGGCTTTCGCCGACGGCGTGTTCGTCGGCCAGCATGGATCGTGGAACCGCAACCCGGCGTCCGGCTATCGCGTGATCTTCGTGCCCTTCGCCCATGGCAAGCCGACCGGCGCCAAGCCGATCGACGTGCTGACCGGTTTTCTCGCCCCGGACGGCCAGGAAACGCATGGCCGGCCGGTCGGCGTCGCGATCGACAAGGGTGGCGCGCTGCTGGTGGCGGACGATGGCGGCAACACCGTCTGGCGGGTCACCGGCGCGCCGATGCCGGCACCGATCCGCACCGCCATGCGTTGA
- a CDS encoding VOC family protein translates to MSLRPFHLAFPVHDLAAARSFYGGTLGCAEGRSAESWIDFDLYGHQIVAHLDLSDRQEGHNPVDGHDVPVPHFGVVLGWEEWHALAARLEAAGTVFGIAPHIRFVGQPGEQATMFFRDPSGNALEFKAFQDPARLFATV, encoded by the coding sequence ATGAGTCTGCGCCCCTTCCATCTCGCCTTTCCCGTCCACGATCTCGCTGCCGCCCGCTCTTTCTATGGCGGCACGCTTGGCTGCGCGGAGGGGCGGAGCGCCGAGTCGTGGATCGATTTCGACCTCTACGGCCACCAGATCGTGGCGCATCTCGATCTGTCCGATCGGCAGGAGGGCCATAATCCGGTCGATGGCCATGACGTGCCGGTGCCGCATTTCGGCGTGGTGCTGGGTTGGGAGGAATGGCACGCGCTGGCGGCGCGGCTGGAGGCGGCCGGAACGGTGTTCGGCATCGCTCCCCATATCCGCTTCGTCGGGCAGCCGGGCGAACAGGCGACGATGTTCTTCCGCGATCCGTCCGGCAACGCGCTGGAGTTCAAGGCCTTCCAGGATCCGGCCAGGCTGTTCGCGACGGTTTAG
- the lnt gene encoding apolipoprotein N-acyltransferase, whose translation MAPFAIALLLGILSAFGFAPFGLWPLTLLGFGVLYLPLARAQTRWQAALIGGCFGLGQFVLGLDWIAKAFTYQANMPAWLGWVAVVLLSVYLAVYPALAALAAWWGTRRIGGGGATMALLFGASWAVCEWLRGTMFTGFPWNPVAVTMIDLPLGGAARFVGTYALSGLVVTSAGFILILATRPKEALTRRTIAAQENIPAVIGIALLVGVYLVPALLQRFSPPARPPMPKGPVVHIVQPDIGQGERWSPQLAAQHLATEQALSGSPDDKPRLILWPESGIEANVLEDPVARQQVAAMLGPKDVLLGGGESPIRDKKGDEVEAGNSIFAIGYGGQLIARYDKAHLVPWGEYLPMRPLMSAIGLSRLVPGAIDFRPGPGPATVDVPGFGRVGMQLCYEMVFSGHVVNEAYRPDFIFNPSNDAWFGRSGPPQHLAQARLRAIEEGLPIARATPNGISALIDADGRILHSIGANQSGMIELPLPAARAPTLFSHLGNMAVLLIALLLGGLAFAARRYKESFI comes from the coding sequence ATGGCACCGTTTGCAATCGCGCTCCTGCTCGGCATCCTCTCCGCCTTCGGCTTCGCGCCGTTCGGATTATGGCCGCTGACGCTCCTCGGTTTCGGCGTGCTCTATCTGCCACTGGCGCGGGCGCAGACGCGCTGGCAGGCGGCGCTGATCGGCGGCTGTTTCGGCCTCGGCCAGTTCGTGCTGGGGCTCGACTGGATCGCCAAGGCCTTCACCTATCAGGCCAATATGCCGGCCTGGCTCGGCTGGGTCGCGGTGGTGCTGCTGTCGGTCTACCTCGCCGTCTATCCGGCGCTGGCGGCGCTGGCGGCATGGTGGGGCACGCGGCGCATCGGCGGTGGCGGCGCGACCATGGCGCTGCTGTTCGGCGCGAGCTGGGCGGTCTGCGAATGGCTGCGCGGCACGATGTTCACGGGGTTTCCGTGGAATCCGGTCGCGGTCACGATGATCGATCTGCCCCTCGGCGGCGCCGCGCGCTTCGTCGGCACCTATGCCCTGTCCGGGCTGGTGGTGACGTCGGCGGGTTTCATCCTGATCCTCGCCACCCGCCCCAAGGAAGCGCTGACCCGCCGCACGATCGCCGCGCAGGAGAATATCCCGGCGGTGATCGGCATCGCCCTGCTGGTCGGCGTCTATCTGGTGCCGGCGCTGCTCCAGCGTTTCTCCCCGCCCGCGCGGCCGCCGATGCCGAAGGGGCCGGTGGTCCACATCGTCCAGCCGGATATCGGCCAGGGCGAGCGCTGGTCGCCGCAGCTCGCCGCGCAGCATCTCGCCACCGAGCAGGCGCTGTCCGGCTCCCCCGACGACAAGCCGCGCCTGATCCTCTGGCCCGAATCCGGGATCGAGGCCAATGTGCTGGAAGACCCCGTCGCCCGCCAGCAGGTCGCCGCGATGCTCGGCCCCAAGGACGTCCTGCTCGGCGGCGGCGAATCGCCGATCCGCGACAAGAAGGGCGACGAGGTCGAGGCCGGCAATTCGATCTTCGCGATCGGCTATGGAGGCCAGTTGATCGCCCGCTACGACAAGGCGCATCTGGTGCCATGGGGCGAATATCTGCCGATGCGCCCGCTGATGAGCGCGATCGGCCTCTCCCGTCTGGTGCCCGGCGCGATCGATTTCCGCCCCGGCCCCGGCCCCGCCACGGTCGATGTGCCGGGCTTCGGCCGGGTCGGGATGCAGCTGTGCTACGAGATGGTCTTCTCCGGCCATGTCGTCAACGAGGCCTATCGGCCGGACTTCATCTTCAACCCGTCCAACGACGCCTGGTTCGGCCGCTCCGGCCCGCCGCAGCACCTCGCCCAGGCCCGGCTGCGCGCGATCGAGGAGGGCCTGCCGATCGCCCGTGCGACCCCCAACGGCATCTCCGCGCTGATCGATGCGGACGGCCGCATCCTCCATTCGATCGGTGCCAACCAGAGCGGCATGATCGAACTGCCGCTGCCCGCCGCCCGCGCGCCGACATTGTTCTCCCACCTCGGCAACATGGCGGTTTTGCTGATAGCCCTTCTTCTGGGTGGGCTGGCATTTGCCGCTAGGCGATATAAGGAAAGCTTTATATAA